One window of the Camelus dromedarius isolate mCamDro1 chromosome 15, mCamDro1.pat, whole genome shotgun sequence genome contains the following:
- the RAD51AP2 gene encoding RAD51-associated protein 2, whose translation MSLARRARWLAELSELSSASPPPNDPDSPPPSKRLRLEEPGGVPEAGWRLPLVPHLSEVEKVWELSPRPFKALLVPYEEIFENSTDSCVEKSVSGKKTCNLGCQNKKFETNSYLWSLPSQNFDSGLRASRRSCEPALCDREVFGVHCSGRPEAEAGQLPNAFLHDVHGVKNEDGKEYLVQGRDNGQKDNDHIKQTKNQFLDVTCYKETKPTFHDIKNRGKADSAVPSDEKENSISASTPKISKSQNQPSMEIAKPSYFRDSCTMSIPEFPAGLNSKMSPVYLKEIAKNKNDKNEAYVRDFTNIYWSQNRPDVKKQKLQDDKIVDAENIFSECCENHQSLSNRSICVRKKDLISLHDYNHCSVKSDVRVTAKNFTIKLEHANWEEAETCLDSYICTRLEKPQSRDCNIRHILRKSGENCWIMGNSETECENMKKSEEKLNLQQLLEIGLLSKEDRNMKAMNAHEGQSKPLMVGTLGSQKASIKFFWLKSKGENGNMLELSYYTTQNDFHFSNTFESFITEIFYFNRSISGNQKDNRILTWYEILKCKKQIDTQNLITENMTVNRKNDILSINLQTSASDPQNVILKTSIALLLNHFDCLTRIENDSKLEEECISKWIIYMNYPKNVTVEGHTVYPVRILTFSRLLEDNMEPMSEKRRLFKTEKVFEESEEKLINSFSMTTKNTHFPIFETYEEIPLLMDFDDMDEIFLTKEISYKNMSCPEQLMNVENWVHCSPKTVKTHVKSGSQLIQNNQKHINKNIYGMNAQNQDLDTAGKQKHSKISRYDFKCVLEDFFNIRQQATLASQDTKYSEQTNPTTITQVLSFGNLLSETEGKKHDLILKEEVKVTAQSLTDSCQVHEDIKIEKEEKNSFYSMDGMFAVLPVSVMSKKVDVEETKYVNQNNVADRNEYESILQKSELANSKRFYPKNDATECVNHLFETHLSVGNNECFQDLTAKCLSTETLTIANNFEMKSKFDLVLKELHMFHEISKENEILSPVETNSGQENYFGKNNDVEKVKMEIKKGLKMGTENKISSFPLLCDTIAGPNMHKKHQNLFKWKPVPKNGEQEVPNKFCCQRASEELLYSTSKEDCEKCSSKRPAFFSDEFKEGEFNYLLKRGSNFSYGISRVLPLKTCSRPIRIGLSRKAKLKQLHPYLK comes from the exons ATGTCGCTCGCGCGCCGCGCTCGGTGGCTTGCCGAGCTCAGTGAGCTTTCCTCCGCTTCACCTCCTCCTAACGACCCTGATTCTCCACCTCCCAGTAAGCGGCTCCGTCTTGAGGAGCCCGGCGGTGTCCCTGAGGCGGGGTGGAGGCTGCCTTTGGTGCCTCACTTGTCTGAGGTGGAGAAAGTCTGGGAGTTGTCGCCCAGACCCTTCAAGGCGCTCCTTGTTCCGTATGAGGAGATTTTTGAAAACTCCACAGACTCGTGTGTGGAGAAATCAGTCAGTGGGAAGAAAACATGTAATCTGGGATGCCAAAATAAGAAGTTTGAGACGAATAGTTATTTGTGGTCTCTCCCCTCACAAAATTTTGATTCTGGTTTGAGGGCTTCCAGAAGGTCTTGTGAACCAGCACTGTGTGACAGAGAGGTTTTCGGTGTGCATTGCAGCGGTAGACCTGAAGCAGAGGCTGGTCAGCTGCCCAACGCCTTCTTACACGATGTACATGGAGTTAAAAACGAGGACGGAAAAGAATATTTAGTCCAGGGGAGAGACAATGGTCAGAAAGACAATGATcacataaaacagacaaaaaatcaatttttagaTGTTACCTGTTACAAGGAAACCAAACCAACATTTCATGATATTAAGAACAGAGGTAAAGCTGACAGTGCTGTGCCatcagatgaaaaagaaaatagcatttCAGCATCTACACCAAAAATATCAAAATCTCAAAACCAGCCCAGCATGGAAATTGCTAAACCCAGCTATTTCAGAGATAGCTGCACAATGAGTATCCCTGAGTTTCCAGCTGGTTTAAACAGCAAAATGTCCCCTGTCTATTTAAAGGAAATAGCAAAGAACAAGAACGACAAAAATGAGGCATATGTTagggatttcacaaacatttactggTCCCAAAACAGACCTGATGTAAAGAAGCAAAAGTTACAGGATGATAAAATTGTGgatgcagaaaatattttttctgaatgtTGTGAAAACCACCAGTCACTCAGCAACCGAAGTATTTGTGTGAGAAAAAAAGACTTGATCAGTTTACACGACTATAACCACTGTAGTGTCAAGTCTGATGTAAGAGTCACTGCAAAGAATTTCACTATTAAACTAGAGCATGCAAATTGGGAAGAAGCAGAAACATGCTTGGACAGTTACATATGTACCAGATTGGAAAAACCGCAGAGCAGGGACTGTAATATTAGACATATTTTGAGAAAAAGTGGGGAAAATTGTTGGATTATGGGTAATTCTGAAACTGaatgtgaaaatatgaaaaaatctgaagaaaaattgAATTTGCAACAATTATTAGAAATAGGTCTTTTAAGCAAGGAAGATCGCAATATGAAAGCCATGAATGCACATGAAGGGCAATCAAAGCCTCTCATGGTGGGAACACTGGGTAGTCAAAAagcttcaataaaatttttttggttaaaaagtaaaggagaaaatggTAATATGCTAGAGTTGAGCTATTATACTACACAAAACGACTTTCATTTTAGCAATACTTTTGAAAGTTTCATCacagaaattttttatttcaatagaaGTATTTCAGGAAATCAAAAAGATAATAGAATTTTAACCTGGTATGAAATTTTGAAGTGTAAAAAGCAAATTGATACTCAAAATCTAATAACTGAGAATATGACTGTCAAtagaaaaaatgatattttaagcaTAAATTTACAAACCAGTGCTTCAGACCCTCAAAATGTTATATTGAAAACCAGCATAGCTTTACTTCTTAATCACTTTGACTGTTTAACCCGAATTGAAAATGATTCTAAATTAGAAGAGGAATGCATTTCCAAGTGgataatatatatgaattatCCAAAAAATGTTACAGTGGAAGGTCATACTGTATATCCAGTCAGGATTTTAACTTTTTCAAGACTATTAGAAGATAATATGGAACCTATGTCAGAGAAAAGAAgattatttaaaactgaaaaagtttTTGAAGAGTCTGAGGAAAAACTTATCAATTCCTTTAGTATGACaactaaaaatacacattttccaaTTTTTGAAACATATGAAGAAATTCCTCTTTTAATGGACTTTGATGACATGGATGAAATTTTTTTGACAAAAGAAATTAGTTACAAGAATATGAGTTGTCCTGAACAACTCATGAATGTGGAAAATTGGGTTCACTGTAGTCCTAAAACTGTTAAAACACATGTTAAGTCTGGTTCTCAACTCATACAGAACAACCAGAAacatattaataaaaacatttatggaatgaatgCACAGAATCAAGATTTAGACACTGCAGGAAAACAAAAGCATAGTAAGATCAGTAGATACGATTTTAAATGCGTACTTGAAGATTTTTTCAATATTAGGCAACAGGCTACACTGGCAAGCCAAGACACAAAATATAGTGAACAAACCAATCCCACAACTATAACTCAGGTGCTAAGTTTTGGGAACTTGCTAagtgaaactgaaggaaaaaaacatgacTTAATTTTGAAGGAGGAAGTAAAAGTCACAGCACAAAGTTTAACAGACAGTTGCCAAGTGCATGAAGATATTAagatagaaaaggaagagaagaatagTTTTTATTCAATGGATGGCATGTTTGCTGTGCTACCAGTTTCAGTGATGAGTAAGAAAGTTGATGTGGAAGAAACTAAATATGTTAATCAAAATAATGTAGCTGACAGAAATGAATAtgagagtattttgcaaaaaaGTGAGTTAGCTAATTCAAAGCGTTTTTATCCAAAGAATGATGCTACAGAATGTGTTAATCATCTATTTGAAACTCATTTGAGTGTAGGGAACAATGAATGTTTTCAGGACTTAACTGCCAAGTGTTTGTCAACAGAAACTCTGACAATAGCAAACAATTTTGAGATGAAGAGTAAATTTGATTTAGTACTTAAAGAACTTCATATGTTCCATGAAATTagtaaggaaaatgaaattctaaGCCCTGTGGAAACCAACAGTGGCCAAGAAAAttactttggaaaaaataatgatgTTGAGAAGGtaaaaatggagattaaaaaaggtttgaaaatgggtacagaaaacaaaataagttcATTTCCTTTGCTCTGTGATACTATAGCAGGCCCTAATATGCATAAAAAAcaccaaaatttatttaaatggaaaccGGTACCCAAAAATGGAGAACAGGAAGTTCCTAATAAATTTTGCTGTCAAAGAGCATCAGAAGAATTACTCTATTCTACTTCCAAGGAAG attgtgAAAAATGTTCATCTAAAAGACCGGCTTTTTTCTCTGATGAATTTAAGGAGGGAGAATTTAATTACTTACTGAAGcgag